The genomic DNA atatcctacgtattatggtctcaaatcttGCCAAGTGTCAATTatattcattcagtagtttcaatgTGATGCTAACAATTAATTAGGATAgacatacggacagacagacaaacaaaaattaaatatttttgacctaCCGATAGTAACGATTATCCCtgcaactaaaattttcaagataattcttcaatgtacataacttgacattttaaagttttaataaccaccgtttattaaaactgtaaaaaCCGATATTACTAACGTAATTTAAGCCACGTTGTAATACAGTGGAAATGTCTTAAACTATataaatgtatagtttgaaaCTTTTCCCTATACTTAAACTCGAGCCtacctttttgttttatttcattagaaagtaattaaatgaaaaagtagGGTCTTAACGCAAAGAAAATATCCAGGTGGTCGATATTTTGAATTGATTATCCGCATCACGCGGGGTATCGTTTTATAAAAGAGATATTGTCAGCCGCTAGCTAATAACTTTATGAGGAGGGTAGGATTTTCAGTGTTAGTACATCAACGGTGTTTTCACCTGGCCGTGCTCTGTAGCCCTATTGGTGATGGCCTACGAGTACGTATCCATCTACGGGTAGCATAGTCCTTGACTTTGAAATTCGTGGTTTCGTGTAAAGAATTCTCGTTTCACCGTTACCAGAATGAAGGTTAGAAGTTAGAACAACTTAGGTTGGAGCACCTAACGATCCAACCTTTTATTTATGAGTATCTATGGATTCAACATACCTAGGCTTTGTGCCTTGTGGTTTATTAAATCTATGATATTATTAGTCTTTATTAAAgacatagaattaagaaattatgaaTCGGTACAAGTTTCAAGATTACAGATAAAATAAGTTAAgtaaaaacttattatttagaaaaaatctctttgttataaatttcataaatgaaatataaaattgtcaatgttttccatattttcattatattttaaaacaatttttatttaaattttaatgtattaaaattttaatgtaataaatttttgCAAACTGTGGAAACTAGAAAAAATGGGAAAAGTTGgtagtaaaaatattacaacgtCTTTATTGTAAGTTTAATACTAGTATTGTAATTTCAATATTCCCCAATACTTTATCAATACTTTaagtttaaaatgtttaataatttaaggATGTTACTCTATatcgctgcaactactgaaccgatttagctgaaatttaaaacgaaaatagataatactctggataaacacaaTGGCTACTTTTTTATCGCGAAAAAATTTATGGATTTTGCGAGATCTGCGAAAAATTAATGATGGTGAATGTTTATTACTTCACGTcccaactacttaaccgaattagctgatatttggaatagagatagattataacctggatgtacacaaaggttttttttatcgCAAAACACAATGATTCCTGCGAGATTTGTCAAAAGCTGATgattatatgaatatttgttattgtttcacGGAAACACTACTAAATAGCAGTTGAAGTGGGCATGAtttatagaaaacttaattttaaacggACCCGAAAGTCgcgggtgtcagctagtttaaatatCACtaatcactaatattataaaggcgaaagtttgtgtgtgtgtaagtacgtttgttcctcttttaaggTGCAGCTACTAAtgcgatttggcttaaatttggaatagaaatatattttactctggattaacacatatgctacttttcatcccggaaaaatccaaggatcccgcgggatttgtgaaaaactgaattccgcgcggatgaagtcgcgggcgtccgctagtaatttaataaagaatttagtaataattttaagttttatttttacaaagcaACTGCACCCTGTGGAAGACAGACACCAGTCCAGCGTGTAGAGCCGTCATGATGGGGCTTGACGCTATGAACATCAGCCTCACCGAAGTGGACGTGGACATGGACCAAGCCGAACACCGATCACCTGAAATAGTTGCAGTACGCGTTAATATTCTGCTACGCTAATACCTTTAAACAGTAGATggatatagtttttttattgtcCAGTTAATAGAACAAGTGCGCCACCATCTTGTGATAAGTGTCGGATAGTCTAACCgtaaattttataacttttttttattctttacaagttagcaattGACTGCAattgattgtaagtgatgatgatgagatggaagcgggctaacttgttaggaggaggataaaaaccCACACCCGTTTCTGTTTCtatacatcgtaccggaatgctaaatcgcttggcagtacgtctttgtcggtagggtggtaactagccacggcctctcaccagccagacctggaccaattaagaaaacctataAGTCAAATGACAAACGAAACTTGTAAATAAGCTAACAGATACTTATTACACAATACAGAAGGCCAGTTTCAGCAGGCTGATaacagaaggtggtgaaaccggTTTTTAACAGTTGATAAATAGTAaatggttaatgttatttttttacagatgAATCCCCTGCAAACCTTGCCAATTCTTAAAGATAAAGAGCTTATACTATACGACAGGTgcgatataaaaaattataaaattataataaaaacctaataaatttaacaatgtaATTTGTTACAGTCACGCAATAACAATGTACATAGCATCCCTTTATTGTGAGGATACAAAATTACTACCTTCTAATCCGGCTAGTCGAGCATTAATTGATCAACTATTCCATTATGATGGTGGAATTCTTTACCCACATTATCGCTCTTGTGCTgttagtaaaacattttttgtataattatttttaataatatgaatgtaaaaatttaatttttttatttatttttagtaccctattttatatgaaaactgTCGCTTCGTAATGCCGCAACAAACGAAAGAGGTTGAATATGCATACCAAGAACTTGAAACGCTGTTGAAAGGCCGATCGTGGTTTAGCGGCACTTACATGTCCCTTGCAGATATCGCTATTGTGGCTACAGTCAGCACATTGAATGTGTTGGTGCCGGTGAACAAAGAAAGgtaactatttaaatttttatcacaATTTGCTTGTCGGACATAAATGGCATTTACTTGTGGTTTCTGTTGGATATAACACACAGACAGAGTAACCTGTGCCTGTGTGTGTTATCCTATTAACCTGCACCTGTCTTAGTCAGATTAAAAGTATTCTAAATGTCACTCAAATTGTTAAGCCGTTTCACTTtcatagtctaagatccgtattatAAGATCTTCactcatctgtttaatggatgtaAAGTGTTATAAATCAAaggtacgttaaaaatatattgcgagtggGTTGCCTgaaaaactcctggccaaactgTCATTAACGATAGTTAATCATTGTTGTTATTAGCTTGGTCAAGATAATTTTAGGCAACCTACgcgcaatatatttttgtacttaCTAAATCTTAACACATAAAGCGAAACATCATTcgaaaccgcttgatgtacaaagctgaaatttggcagggaggtttTCTTGTAGtttcactaagaacggattttgcgatatgTATTAATACGGCTGTATTAAATTTacctaagggcggacgaagtcccgggcatccgctagtctatactaatattataaagaggtaaagtttgtaagtttgtcacattttttaaatggggtaatcttcggaactactggtccgattttaaaaattctttcaccagtagaatgctccATTATCgggaagtgctataggctatattttatattgggatcatatatattagccgagttatcacagtttttgtcatacaggtcggactgaaaatcctcttaaacagacttattcgcatgcgctgccttaactattgtgtaaaattgaaattaatgtaaagagactttatgtatctttaaaagttctacaaaaaagtccgcgacaccttATGTCgttcttctatatattagcagatatagtaccttttgtgttttaaaaattattaattttatatacttaggtttacatcattatttatacaactaaactttaatccttattaaaataaattatttaataatcacaaggatattatggagataagatttgccctttacagtatgttaattacttaaatagtttcggagataatacaaaatttctaaaagacgcagaaattccgctttatgacgcccggcgctttcatttacgtagttcccgttcccgtgtgaatatggggatcaaacatagcctatgacactcgcaaataacgtagctttctattagtaaaacaattttccaaatcggtccagtagatccagagattacctcctacaaccacacgaactttacctctttatattattagcatagaagtctctatttctcttggtcataccaccactctcgaaggactggaccgattttgctaagggtaggagtgaGATAGAgtagttacagggtagggtagggtagtggtagggtaggggtagagctagggtagtggtagggtagaggtacgggtaggatagggaagtggtagggtaggggtagaggtagggtagtggtagggtagaggtacgggtaggatagggaagtggtagggtagaggtaggataggcgtgagataggggtacgggtgggataggggtaggaatgggatagggtacggggagggtaggggtaggatgggggtaggggtagggtagatttaGGAgggttgacatcgaaatttacgcggacgaagtcgcgggcgtctgctaattttatataaaacacttaTCATCCATAAAACAGATAGGCGAAGaccgtttctaattcggatatTCTCCTGTACCTATTTACATTTATGGATTTTTTAGGTATCCTGTGTTGTTTAGTTGGATGTTTCGGATGTCTCAAAAACCATTTTATACGACAGGGAATCTTAAAGGCCTTAATGAATTTACCAAAAGAATAGGTAAGTAACCGAcacataaatttattattattcataggTAGTAGCATATAAGTTAACCTATGCGCAGTAGCACGTTTTTTGGATATTAGCGAGCAACGTACGAGCGAGTAACCGTAGCAACAACACCTTGTAGACATTACAATCGCGTACAAATTTTCGTCTTTAATGTGTGTACTGGGCAACCACAGAGTACGCGGTTAAGGTCGTAGCTCATACGAGCTACCCGGGACTCGACGCGCACCGCCTCGTCGCTAGATGTCCACTTGTACTTGTAGTCGACAGCTGAACCACGCGTGGACGCCGTGCTGTCACCAGTGAACCTCGTGTGGTCAACGAATTTCCGACTAGTATTTCACGCGAGGCAAGCATGTCAACAGTGAGCTATCATCGATTGATCCATTGGCAGTCCACGCGTGGACACCTCGCGTGCGAGGCGATTCGATGATGGTACggagttgatgtagtgagcgacatgcccatacaaatccatacgaagaatactaaTCACTCGAGGCGAGGCGGTGTGGGTCGAGTCTCGAGCGGCTCTAATGAGTTACGATCTTAACACtttgatttataattattgtacctGCGCAAATGACCACCAGTTTGGTTCAGCTTACTTGCCGGTGTAAACCTCCtacttacctaattaattacttatgtTATATTTCTTTGTCAttctttagttttaaaaatatatggtatttattttagaCACCGGTAATGTAAAAGACTTGCAAGAATTGAAGAAAAGTCCGCGATCTTCAGTTACGAGACGATCAACAGGAGGCAAATTGGttgataattaatataaaaataaaaatttattagaaaGCAGACGCGTTTGATTGATAGCTGTAATTTTGATACCCGGAATCTAAAGCAAAGAAAATACCAAAGTTTAAGACCAACCTTATTATATAAAGTTCATCAATATTGTGTCATCCAACCATTGAAAGCATagctaatataattttttaagtaCATCTTGTAATGAAAAgtgcaatattttataatatttaccataGACAAATCAATGCAATTTAAAAAGGTTTCAAATCGACTACACTAATCGATTTTTCCGATTAATATGGTACATCACTTAGAGGAATTCACCTGTCACGATCATTGATGTCAATAAATTggaattttagacttttcattCTTGAATTTGTTGTGAAGAGGAGGGATAAAAGTGTTTGTGCTTGTGCTGGTACGGATGGGGAATGGCGTAGCAAGGTGCaagttcattaattaattatgtagatTATCAAAGCTATTGTTCGCACAAAGATAAATCGCTGTGAATAGTAAAAAGTGCATGCTTATTCTCACGTGGCGCGAAGAAAGTTTTCTAGTTATTGTGAAAGGTGTAACTACGTTGATAACTTCGTGTTTCAACGTGAATTTTTGTGTGCAGTGATGATTCCGTTTATACGTATCACGCGTTTAGCTCCATTAACTTCTAAGTGGCTTTGTATAACTACGATGTAAGTTATTTTACTATAAATGTCGCGTGCTAAAACGAGTGATACAATGCCTAAAATCGGGCATGTGACGGACTTGCGAGAGCAGTGGCTCGTGCGGACCGACGGGGCTCTGGCGCATCACCTGCAGGACCGGGAGATCTCGTCGCACCTCTGCGAGAACCGGTATCGGAACCAGCAGATACGTGAGGACTTCCCTTTAGCTTTGAACGAACAGCGAGACATCGAGCACGAAGTCCGACTGAGGGAGCTCGCGCGACGGCGGCAAGCCGACATCGAC from Bicyclus anynana chromosome 20, ilBicAnyn1.1, whole genome shotgun sequence includes the following:
- the LOC112044849 gene encoding glutathione S-transferase 1-like, encoding MMGLDAMNISLTEVDVDMDQAEHRSPEIVAMNPLQTLPILKDKELILYDSHAITMYIASLYCEDTKLLPSNPASRALIDQLFHYDGGILYPHYRSCAYPILYENCRFVMPQQTKEVEYAYQELETLLKGRSWFSGTYMSLADIAIVATVSTLNVLVPVNKERYPVLFSWMFRMSQKPFYTTGNLKGLNEFTKRIDTGNVKDLQELKKSPRSSVTRRSTGGKLVDN